One part of the Treponema sp. OMZ 787 genome encodes these proteins:
- a CDS encoding TIGR02328 family protein has translation MRLWHEDLIAKLPAQQLLGQHRECCALRGNGWGKKHSVVDYVFLYSPYKLFQYHELIMNEMHKRGYKVSEEWLDKNYRGKKCIPYEDLKKIKKTHPIYKEHNQAYMEECINNLLGKSIILDF, from the coding sequence ATGCGGTTATGGCATGAAGACCTTATAGCAAAACTTCCGGCTCAGCAGCTTCTCGGGCAGCACAGAGAGTGCTGTGCATTACGCGGAAACGGCTGGGGTAAAAAGCATTCGGTAGTGGATTATGTATTTTTATACTCGCCGTACAAACTCTTTCAGTACCATGAACTTATCATGAACGAAATGCATAAAAGAGGGTATAAGGTTTCTGAAGAATGGTTGGATAAAAATTATCGCGGCAAAAAATGTATTCCGTATGAGGATTTAAAAAAAATAAAAAAAACACATCCTATTTACAAAGAACACAATCAGGCATATATGGAAGAATGCATTAACAAT
- a CDS encoding YbgA family protein — MNTQKKAAQKLWAENKYLVLSKSQKIYKEIREYLKTDTANPDELKLLIDNALKLDENKSEIINALQHIWGYFKNSAGKDEKTHFLHLISRYKENKIDQNEVLSYLSTLLKKYPNKYLEASTIFNQQPRRKASGYVVLIRWLQSALIPLLRRRASGY, encoded by the coding sequence ATGAATACACAAAAAAAAGCGGCTCAAAAGTTATGGGCTGAAAACAAATATCTGGTTTTAAGTAAGTCTCAAAAAATATATAAAGAAATACGGGAGTATTTAAAAACGGATACAGCAAATCCGGATGAGCTTAAACTGTTAATTGATAATGCCCTTAAACTTGATGAAAATAAAAGCGAAATAATAAATGCATTACAGCATATATGGGGCTATTTTAAAAACAGTGCAGGCAAAGATGAAAAAACACATTTTTTACATCTGATATCCCGCTATAAGGAAAATAAAATAGATCAAAATGAGGTGTTAAGCTATCTTTCAACATTGTTAAAAAAATATCCTAACAAATATTTGGAAGCTTCCACTATCTTTAATCAACAACCCCGACGCAAAGCATCGGGGTATGTTGTTCTCATAAGGTGGTTGCAGTCGGCTTTAATACCTTTGTTACGACGCAGAGCGTCGGGGTATTAA
- a CDS encoding nitroreductase family protein: protein MGIIQSLEKRRSYYNINKNLPVSAAEAGALIKKAVELVPDAFNMKSARVVTVFGEKHDLLWDSIYEAFGGKVPREKIDSFKAGAGTVLFFYDEKTVKALQEKFASYAANFPVWANQANGMLQLAVWTALREAGIGASLQHYNPVIDEKVKSLFSIPQEYVLIAQMPFGGIGSEPDPKEKENIDDRVTIIE, encoded by the coding sequence ATGGGAATTATACAATCTTTAGAAAAACGCAGGTCTTATTACAACATTAATAAAAACCTGCCGGTGTCTGCCGCAGAAGCCGGTGCTTTAATAAAAAAAGCGGTAGAATTGGTGCCTGATGCCTTTAATATGAAAAGTGCACGGGTAGTTACAGTATTCGGCGAAAAGCATGATTTATTGTGGGATTCGATATACGAAGCATTCGGCGGCAAAGTTCCGCGTGAAAAAATCGATTCTTTTAAGGCGGGAGCAGGTACGGTTCTGTTCTTTTATGACGAAAAAACCGTAAAGGCTCTGCAAGAAAAATTTGCTTCTTACGCCGCCAATTTCCCCGTATGGGCAAATCAGGCAAACGGAATGCTTCAGCTCGCCGTTTGGACAGCCTTACGGGAAGCAGGCATTGGAGCTTCACTGCAGCACTACAATCCCGTTATTGATGAAAAGGTAAAATCGCTTTTTTCCATTCCGCAGGAATATGTGCTGATTGCTCAAATGCCCTTCGGCGGTATCGGCAGCGAGCCCGACCCGAAAGAAAAAGAAAATATTGATGACAGAGTAACGATTATAGAATAG
- a CDS encoding pirin family protein: protein MERKIKTAVTGFPTQDGAGVHLVRVLGHGTTSDFDPILMLDSFDSTNPDDYTAGFPMHPHRGIETISYVYKGKMQHKDSLGFEDTVGDGEVQWMTAGKGILHEEKLPASDRLLGVQLWLNLPAAKKMVPPEYRSIKNTEIKEIPFDGGYIRLLAGSYKEHTGFKSKYLPLNYYDITLNAGAEITIETEHDDSVMLFTLLSDAVISGQTVKEKTAVKLTEGNSVTIKAGTDTAKVLLVGSKTLNESIAWGGPIVMNTKEELQKAFSDLHNGTFIDK from the coding sequence ATGGAAAGAAAAATAAAAACAGCAGTTACAGGCTTCCCTACACAAGACGGAGCAGGAGTTCATCTTGTACGGGTGTTGGGGCACGGAACAACAAGCGATTTTGATCCCATCTTAATGCTTGATTCTTTTGACAGCACCAATCCAGATGATTACACGGCAGGTTTCCCAATGCACCCTCATAGAGGAATTGAAACAATCAGCTATGTGTACAAGGGAAAAATGCAGCACAAGGACAGCCTTGGCTTTGAAGACACGGTAGGCGACGGCGAAGTACAATGGATGACAGCCGGAAAAGGAATTCTTCATGAAGAAAAGCTGCCTGCAAGCGATCGTCTCCTCGGTGTTCAGCTTTGGCTCAATTTGCCTGCGGCTAAAAAAATGGTACCGCCGGAATACCGCAGCATAAAAAATACGGAAATTAAGGAAATACCTTTTGACGGAGGTTATATACGCTTGCTTGCAGGCTCATATAAAGAACACACAGGCTTTAAAAGCAAGTATCTTCCGCTTAACTATTACGACATTACACTCAATGCAGGTGCCGAAATAACAATCGAAACGGAACATGACGATTCGGTTATGCTGTTTACCCTCCTTTCGGATGCGGTTATAAGCGGTCAGACCGTAAAAGAAAAAACGGCAGTAAAACTGACTGAAGGAAACTCCGTTACGATAAAGGCAGGAACAGATACGGCAAAAGTTTTGTTGGTCGGCTCAAAAACCTTAAACGAATCCATTGCATGGGGAGGTCCCATCGTAATGAATACAAAAGAAGAATTGCAAAAGGCTTTTAGTGATTTGCATAACGGAACATTTATTGATAAATAG
- a CDS encoding alpha/beta hydrolase, with amino-acid sequence MHTGVDFWKNYMDRWFGNELIAEWNKNVKIEEIQSINGPINIEVYKTDNINNPTLVFSHGIAGYARLLLPFLMPLYKLGYNIIAPDLEGYGYNKRVKGNFTWNEHLVNLKDTVEYARKNFTGKVFLGGASMGGPLAYACDARYNLADGLICWCLWDFPGPHFPLKKKTYRRWAKEVDAFIKEI; translated from the coding sequence ATGCATACGGGCGTTGATTTTTGGAAGAATTACATGGATAGATGGTTCGGAAATGAGCTGATAGCCGAATGGAATAAAAACGTAAAAATCGAAGAGATACAATCAATTAACGGCCCAATAAATATTGAAGTGTATAAAACCGATAACATCAATAATCCTACTCTGGTGTTTTCGCACGGTATTGCAGGGTATGCTCGTCTGCTGCTCCCCTTTTTGATGCCCTTATATAAATTAGGGTATAACATCATTGCGCCGGACTTAGAGGGGTATGGCTATAATAAACGTGTAAAAGGGAACTTTACCTGGAACGAACATTTAGTAAATCTAAAAGATACAGTTGAATATGCGAGAAAAAACTTTACCGGGAAAGTATTTCTCGGAGGAGCCAGTATGGGCGGCCCCTTAGCTTATGCTTGCGATGCAAGATATAATCTCGCCGATGGATTAATATGCTGGTGTCTATGGGATTTTCCCGGTCCGCATTTTCCCTTAAAAAAGAAAACATACCGGAGATGGGCAAAAGAGGTAGATGCTTTTATAAAAGAAATATAG